A DNA window from Streptomyces canus contains the following coding sequences:
- a CDS encoding TrmO family methyltransferase domain-containing protein, protein MFDEHIKVPVIARVVGGHTGRLDDYKGGVQSIIRLNPKTPAETLQGIEEFSHLQVVWYFHAGSPDDVALHARSPRDNPQWPATGTYVHHNHRRPARIAVSYPRLLRVDGLDLYVEDLDADDGTPIVDLVAVFKEMLPRGPMYQPSWPAEMLENYWANVEDRP, encoded by the coding sequence GTGTTCGACGAGCACATCAAAGTGCCGGTGATCGCAAGGGTCGTCGGCGGGCACACCGGCCGCCTCGACGACTACAAGGGCGGGGTCCAGTCGATCATCCGTCTGAACCCCAAGACTCCCGCAGAAACCCTGCAGGGAATCGAGGAGTTCTCCCACCTGCAGGTCGTCTGGTACTTCCACGCTGGATCGCCTGACGATGTCGCCCTTCACGCACGAAGCCCTCGCGACAACCCGCAGTGGCCGGCCACCGGCACGTACGTACACCACAACCACCGACGCCCCGCCCGCATCGCGGTCTCGTACCCGCGCCTGCTGCGCGTCGACGGGCTGGACCTGTACGTAGAGGACCTGGACGCTGACGACGGCACACCGATCGTCGATCTCGTGGCCGTCTTCAAAGAGATGCTGCCCCGCGGCCCCATGTACCAGCCGAGCTGGCCTGCAGAGATGCTGGAGAACTACTGGGCCAACGTTGAGGATCGTCCGTAA
- a CDS encoding helix-turn-helix domain-containing protein has protein sequence MPEDMDAHIGARVRVARNAKGLTLEELAGLLGRTGDWLGRVETGRIPLDRYSLITDIAENCDVDVVWLLGQPYRLQQNGGNIAHSYIPAMRTSMRRSGLILSGHPGLNPQGIPVPLAEMRTRSRQANAARQNADLPKAAMLLPGLIEDLNTALLVCEGSDREEALRLLVDAARTARMVLNQLGYPDFAWSSAEVAANAATQIDDPLVKAQVAWDRCGALLHQASLPETVAVAEAALRDLEPLASARQPANEVLSLRGALHLRCAIAHARGSRADDAWARVDTALEDADRLGAEWYDLDAHTVFGRGTVAVHAAEVGVEINQPDAGLSKVRNVSVEDVPSKERKIHYQIDKARALRRMNRLPSAVMTLKQASVEAPYYVNSDPMARALVQDLAGVGVPSQASVLSSLVRSMELVH, from the coding sequence GAGCTGGCCGGGCTTCTCGGCCGCACTGGGGACTGGTTGGGCAGGGTGGAGACCGGGCGGATCCCGCTCGACCGCTATTCGCTGATTACCGACATCGCAGAGAACTGCGATGTCGACGTGGTGTGGCTGCTCGGTCAGCCGTACCGGCTGCAGCAAAACGGCGGAAACATCGCCCACTCCTACATTCCGGCCATGCGGACCAGCATGCGCCGGTCCGGCCTCATCCTCTCCGGTCATCCGGGGCTGAACCCGCAGGGGATTCCAGTCCCGCTGGCGGAGATGCGGACAAGGTCCCGCCAGGCCAACGCCGCTAGGCAGAACGCGGACCTCCCGAAGGCCGCCATGCTGCTGCCCGGCTTGATCGAGGACCTGAACACCGCCCTGCTCGTCTGTGAGGGCAGCGACCGGGAGGAGGCACTGCGGCTCCTGGTGGACGCCGCCCGCACGGCTCGGATGGTGTTGAACCAGCTCGGCTACCCGGACTTCGCTTGGTCCTCCGCCGAGGTGGCCGCCAACGCCGCGACCCAGATTGATGACCCGCTGGTGAAGGCGCAGGTCGCTTGGGACCGCTGCGGTGCCCTGCTGCATCAGGCGTCGCTCCCCGAGACCGTGGCCGTCGCCGAGGCGGCACTACGCGATCTGGAACCGCTTGCCTCGGCTCGTCAGCCAGCGAACGAAGTTCTTTCCCTTCGGGGCGCACTGCACCTGCGCTGCGCGATTGCTCACGCCCGCGGGTCCAGGGCAGATGATGCCTGGGCACGTGTTGACACGGCCCTGGAAGACGCCGACCGCCTTGGCGCGGAGTGGTACGACCTCGACGCGCACACCGTATTCGGCAGGGGCACCGTCGCGGTACACGCCGCCGAGGTCGGCGTCGAGATCAACCAGCCTGACGCGGGACTGTCCAAGGTACGTAACGTCTCCGTGGAGGACGTCCCCAGCAAGGAGCGGAAGATCCACTATCAGATCGACAAGGCGCGTGCTCTGCGGCGCATGAACCGGTTGCCCTCCGCCGTGATGACGCTGAAGCAAGCATCGGTTGAGGCGCCCTACTACGTGAATTCTGATCCGATGGCCCGCGCCCTGGTGCAGGACCTGGCCGGCGTTGGCGTTCCGTCGCAGGCGAGTGTCCTATCGTCCCTGGTACGCAGCATGGAACTGGTGCACTAG